Below is a window of Fimbriimonadaceae bacterium DNA.
GACAGCTCGCCGCTGAAGGAGACGATGTTGAGCGAGGGGCCGCAGTAGGTCCAGCCTTCCTTTTTGCAGGAAGCAAGTTTGGAGTGGGAGTGGGCTGTTCCCTCCCCCTAACCCCCTCCCATCCTTCGGAGTTGGCGAAGGAGGGGGACAGATTTAGGAGAAACAACGATGAAATTTATTTGCCTTGGATACGGGTCGGGCGATAGCTGCCACACCGGCAGCGAAGTCGATATGAGTGAACTGATGGAAGCTTGCTGCGCCTATGACGACAAGCTTCGGGCGAACGGAAACTTCGTGGCCAGCGAAGCGCTTTTTGGGCCGGAGTCGGCCAAATCGGTGCGCTGGAAGGATGGTGAGCCGGTGGTGACCGACGGGCCTTTCATTGAAACGAAGGAGCAGGTCGGGGGATTCCAGATCATCGAGGCGAACGACATCGACCACGCGCTTGAGATCATGCTTGCCCACCCAGGAGTTCGTGGAAGCGCCGGGCTGGAGATTCGCCCGATCTTTGACACCAGCGCGATGGTGGAGGCGAGCCGGGAAGCGAGGGGCAACGCCTGACAGGCTGCTGGCAGGCGAGAGGCCGCTGGTCTCCCTCCCCCTAACCCCCTCCCTCACCAACCTTCGGAGTTGGCGAGGGAGGGGGGACAGATTTAGGAGAAAACGATGAAATACATCTGCCTTGGATATCACCAAGAATCGAACTGGAATTCATACACCGAAGCCGAAATCTATGAGTTCATGGACGAATGCTTCGAATACGATGAAGAGCTGCGCGCGAACGGGAATTTTGCGGGCGGAGAGGCTCTGCAGACGACGGATACAGCCACGACCGTGCGCTGGGCCAATGGCAAGGCTGTCGTCATCGACGGTCCATTCGCCGAGACGAAAGAGCAACTCGGAGGCATTCTGATTTTGGAGGCCAACGACCTAAACCACGCGATTCAGATCATGTCGAAGCATCCGGGCGTTCGGGCGGGATGCTTTGAGATTCGGCCTGCCGCCGACCTGAATGCGATGGTGGAAGCCAGCCGCGAAAGGAGGAAGGCGAAGGGGTTTTAGATTTTGGATTTTGGATTGTGGATTGTGGATTGGAGATTGTGGATTGGAGATTGGAGATTGGAGTTTGGAGATTGAGGGATTATAGATTGTAGATTGGAGATTGGAGGCGCTTGTTAGCAGTTTTCTCTCTGACATTCCGTTTGCCACAGAAAAGGAGATCGTTATGAAACTAAGAATTACACTTATCCCATTAGCCTTAGCCACGCTTTTTGCGGGCTATGTTGCCTTCCACCCGGGGGTGGCTTATGCTGAGCCGCACTTTGCCAAGCTTTCGACGACTGAGTTTGCCGATCAGGCGAGCTACACTATCGACGCGGATCACTGCAGCATCTCGTTCGAGATCACCCACCTGGGCCTCTCGCAGACTCACGGACGGTTCAACAAGTTCAGCGGAAAGCTGGAGGAAGATGCCAAAGACCTGACCAAATCGAGCGTTGAATTCACAGCCCAGATCGACTCGATCGACACGGCTGTCGCCGCGCGGGACAAGCATCTGCTGACCGCGGACTTCTTCGATGCCGCCAAGTATCCGACGCTGACTTTCAAGAGCACAAAGGTTGAAAAGACAAAGGACGGGTACACGGTTACGGGCGATCTGACGATGAAGGATAAGACGAAGTCGATCACTATCCCGTTCAAGCACTATGGTCCTTACACGCTGACGGTGGGTGATAATTCTACACGAGTAGGTATTGTTGCCGAGCCGATCAAGATCAAGCGGAGCGACTTTGGGGTCGGGGGAGATTTCAAGCTCCCGGATGGCACCGAGGGCGCGAGCGATACCGTTATCGTTCGAATCTCCTTTGAGGCGATTAAAGACAAGTAAAGGAATGAAGATGAGTGACGTGATCGACAGGACGAAAGAGGAGTTTCTAAGAGCGAAGGCGGGAATCGAGCGCGCTCTCGCGACAACGCCGGACGACCGGATCAACTGGTCGCCTGCGCCTACGGCTCGGACCCCGATTCAGCTGGTGGCCCATGCGGCATGGGCGGTGCAGAGCATGCATGGGATGCTTCAGGGGCAGACGTTTGCCGTGCCGACCACGGCACAGGCCGACCGTGAGTTTCGAGAGTGGGAAAAGCCATTTTCTACGCGAGAGGAGGTTCTTAAGCTCTTGGAAGAGAACAGCCTTGCTTTCTTGAATTGGTTAGAAAACGTAGGAGAATGGGAGTTGGACAGCACGATCACCTTCCCCTTCGGAATGGGCGAAGCGCCCATGCACACCGTGTTGCCGTTCATGGCGGGGCACATTGATTGGCACACTGCCCAGATAGCCTACATTCAGAC
It encodes the following:
- a CDS encoding YciI family protein, which codes for MKYICLGYHQESNWNSYTEAEIYEFMDECFEYDEELRANGNFAGGEALQTTDTATTVRWANGKAVVIDGPFAETKEQLGGILILEANDLNHAIQIMSKHPGVRAGCFEIRPAADLNAMVEASRERRKAKGF
- a CDS encoding YceI family protein yields the protein MKLRITLIPLALATLFAGYVAFHPGVAYAEPHFAKLSTTEFADQASYTIDADHCSISFEITHLGLSQTHGRFNKFSGKLEEDAKDLTKSSVEFTAQIDSIDTAVAARDKHLLTADFFDAAKYPTLTFKSTKVEKTKDGYTVTGDLTMKDKTKSITIPFKHYGPYTLTVGDNSTRVGIVAEPIKIKRSDFGVGGDFKLPDGTEGASDTVIVRISFEAIKDK
- a CDS encoding DinB family protein codes for the protein MSDVIDRTKEEFLRAKAGIERALATTPDDRINWSPAPTARTPIQLVAHAAWAVQSMHGMLQGQTFAVPTTAQADREFREWEKPFSTREEVLKLLEENSLAFLNWLENVGEWELDSTITFPFGMGEAPMHTVLPFMAGHIDWHTAQIAYIQTVYGDQDWHM